The Faecalibacter sp. LW9 genome has a segment encoding these proteins:
- a CDS encoding Tex family protein: MELTTFIQKSLPNLSEKSILNTIKCLNDDFTIPFIARYRKEMTGNLDEVEISAIKKLKNVYDEIVSRKSFIIQTLKETHVLTPDLEAKILKSFDLNQLEDIYLPFKKKKKTKATIAKEKGLEPLAKIIMKQNMINDLDQLIANYLNDEVTTNAEALEGVNSIIAEWINENEYVRQRLREMYRRQATIHSKGVKAKMDEENAKVYANYFDFEEPLKKCAAHRLLAMLRGEREGYLKLTIAIDKKDAYKFLEYTLVKSLQPEISWIIEEAIKDSYKRLLAPSIVTEVLKEAKQKADLNSIEVFSKNLNQLLLAPPLGQKRILAIDPGYKSGCKIVCLDEQGDLLHNENIYPHAPQNDKAGAIKKLKSLVNAYQIEAISIGNGTASRETENLVQNIAFDRPLKVFIVNEAGASVYSASKIAREEFPDKDVTVRGAISIGRRLQDPLAELVKIDPKSIGVGQYQHDVDQTLLKNELDEVVSICVNKVGVHLNTASKHLLNYVSGIGEKLAENIVQYRSENGPFSSREELKKVPRLGEKAYQQASAFLRIPNGKNPLDNSAVHPESYGIVKQMAKDLQVDVKDLIQNSELIQQIDIEKYITPTIGLLTLHDIIKELEKPGLDPRASATVFSFDSRLKKFEDLKLGMKVPGIVNNITNFGCFVDIGLKENGLVHISKICQEFISDVSTKVHLQQQVQVTVIGIDEEKRKIQLSMID; the protein is encoded by the coding sequence TGTTTACGATGAAATCGTTAGTCGAAAATCATTTATCATCCAAACATTAAAAGAAACTCATGTTTTAACACCCGATTTAGAAGCTAAAATTTTAAAATCATTTGATCTTAATCAACTCGAAGATATCTATTTGCCTTTTAAGAAAAAGAAAAAAACAAAGGCGACCATCGCCAAAGAAAAAGGCTTAGAACCATTGGCAAAAATCATCATGAAACAAAACATGATTAATGATTTAGACCAATTGATTGCCAATTATCTCAATGATGAAGTCACGACCAATGCAGAAGCGTTAGAAGGTGTTAATTCTATTATTGCAGAATGGATCAATGAAAATGAATACGTTCGTCAACGCTTACGCGAAATGTATCGTCGCCAAGCTACAATTCATTCGAAGGGTGTGAAAGCCAAAATGGATGAAGAAAATGCTAAAGTGTATGCCAATTATTTCGATTTTGAGGAACCGTTAAAAAAATGTGCTGCCCATCGTCTTTTGGCTATGCTTCGAGGTGAGCGCGAAGGGTACTTAAAGCTTACCATTGCCATCGATAAGAAAGATGCCTATAAATTCTTGGAATATACGTTAGTAAAATCCTTACAACCTGAAATTTCCTGGATCATTGAAGAAGCGATTAAAGACAGCTACAAACGTTTGTTAGCACCATCTATCGTTACAGAAGTTTTAAAAGAAGCCAAACAAAAAGCCGATCTAAATTCGATAGAAGTCTTCTCAAAAAACTTAAATCAATTGTTACTTGCTCCACCTTTGGGACAGAAAAGAATCTTAGCCATTGATCCGGGGTACAAATCTGGCTGTAAAATTGTTTGTTTAGATGAACAAGGCGATTTATTGCACAATGAAAACATCTATCCACACGCTCCACAAAACGACAAAGCAGGTGCGATAAAAAAATTAAAATCGTTAGTTAATGCTTATCAAATTGAAGCCATATCGATTGGAAATGGAACTGCCTCACGCGAGACCGAAAACTTGGTCCAAAACATTGCATTTGATCGTCCCCTAAAAGTTTTTATTGTGAATGAAGCCGGTGCTTCTGTTTATTCCGCTTCTAAAATTGCACGAGAAGAATTTCCAGACAAAGATGTTACTGTGCGTGGAGCTATTTCTATAGGTCGACGTTTACAAGATCCTTTAGCTGAATTGGTTAAAATTGATCCTAAATCCATTGGAGTTGGTCAATACCAACATGATGTCGATCAAACCTTATTAAAAAATGAATTGGATGAGGTGGTATCTATCTGTGTGAATAAAGTGGGTGTTCATTTGAATACAGCCAGCAAACATTTATTGAATTATGTTTCAGGAATTGGAGAAAAATTAGCCGAAAACATTGTTCAATATCGTTCTGAAAATGGTCCTTTTTCCAGTCGTGAAGAGCTTAAAAAAGTACCTCGATTGGGTGAAAAAGCATACCAACAAGCTTCAGCCTTTCTACGCATTCCAAATGGAAAAAATCCGTTGGATAATTCAGCGGTTCACCCCGAATCCTATGGAATTGTAAAGCAAATGGCGAAGGACCTTCAAGTGGATGTAAAGGACTTAATCCAAAATTCTGAATTAATTCAGCAAATTGACATAGAAAAATATATAACTCCAACCATCGGTTTACTGACATTACACGATATTATAAAAGAATTAGAAAAACCTGGTTTAGATCCACGAGCATCAGCTACAGTATTTAGTTTTGATTCGCGCTTAAAGAAATTTGAAGATTTAAAATTGGGTATGAAGGTCCCTGGAATTGTTAATAACATCACCAATTTTGGTTGTTTTGTAGATATTGGCTTAAAAGAAAATGGACTTGTTCATATTTCTAAAATTTGTCAAGAATTTATTTCTGATGTTTCGACGAAAGTTCATTTGCAACAGCAAGTACAAGTGACAGTAATTGGAATTGATGAGGAAAAACGAAAAATACAACTTTCAATGATTGACTAA
- a CDS encoding lipoprotein signal peptidase, which produces MKKIFWITLLVLFIDQVSKIYVKTNFFLGEDVEVFSWFKIAFVENPGMAYGMEFGGVTGKIILTVLRIILIGGIIYYIYEWSKRISNNYFIIPVGLVLAGAIGNVIDCIFYGVLFDKGTTWDTMFGGWVGYPGVAAADFSGYSGWLTGCVVDMLYFPLVEFDWPTWIPFVGGQHYKFFQPVFNIADTAISIGGFALFIFRNKAFITDSGQKIKF; this is translated from the coding sequence TTGAAAAAAATATTTTGGATTACTTTATTGGTTCTATTCATAGACCAAGTATCAAAAATATATGTCAAAACTAATTTCTTCTTAGGCGAGGATGTCGAAGTGTTTAGCTGGTTCAAAATCGCCTTTGTAGAAAATCCTGGAATGGCATACGGAATGGAGTTTGGTGGGGTAACAGGAAAAATTATTTTAACTGTACTACGAATTATACTTATTGGAGGTATTATTTATTATATCTACGAATGGTCGAAACGTATTTCGAATAACTACTTTATCATTCCCGTAGGTTTAGTTCTTGCAGGAGCAATAGGAAATGTTATCGACTGTATCTTTTATGGGGTTCTTTTTGATAAAGGAACAACGTGGGATACAATGTTTGGCGGTTGGGTAGGGTATCCAGGCGTCGCAGCAGCTGATTTCTCGGGTTATTCCGGATGGTTAACTGGTTGTGTTGTGGATATGTTATATTTTCCATTAGTGGAGTTTGATTGGCCTACATGGATTCCATTTGTTGGAGGTCAACACTACAAATTCTTTCAACCCGTATTCAATATTGCTGATACTGCAATTTCAATCGGAGGTTTTGCCTTATTTATTTTTAGAAACAAAGCTTTTATTACAGACTCAGGTCAGAAAATTAAGTTTTAA
- a CDS encoding TraR/DksA family transcriptional regulator, whose translation MNTDERVRYSDKELEEFRVLIQEKLDQAIRDYELLKEAYMNDSSNGTDDTSPTFKAFEEGSETMSKEQNAQLASRQEKFIRDLKNALIRIENKTYGICRVTGKLINPERLKLVPHATLSIEAKNLQR comes from the coding sequence ATGAATACAGACGAAAGAGTAAGATATTCTGATAAGGAATTAGAGGAATTTAGAGTTTTAATTCAAGAGAAGTTGGATCAAGCGATTCGTGATTATGAACTTTTGAAAGAGGCTTACATGAATGACAGTTCCAATGGAACTGACGACACGTCTCCAACATTCAAAGCCTTTGAAGAAGGTTCTGAAACGATGAGTAAAGAGCAAAATGCACAATTAGCATCGCGCCAAGAGAAATTCATCAGAGATTTAAAAAATGCATTAATTCGCATCGAAAATAAAACGTATGGTATTTGTCGTGTGACAGGAAAATTAATTAATCCCGAGCGATTAAAATTAGTTCCTCACGCTACTTTAAGTATCGAGGCGAAGAATTTACAACGTTAA
- the ileS gene encoding isoleucine--tRNA ligase has product MANKFKEYKHLDLVQVAQDTLQDWKENNVFEKSITSREGNDSYVFYEGPPSANGKPGIHHVLARSIKDIFCRYQTLKGKQVFRKAGWDTHGLPVELGTEKELGITKEDIGSKISVTEYNEACKNTVMRYTDLWNDLTEKMGYWVDMNDPYITYKPKYMESVWWLLKQIYNKDLLYKGYTIQPYSPKAGTGLSSHELNQPGTYQDVTDTTIVAQFKAKKESSALLKDVEGDVYFLAWTTTPWTLPSNTALTVGPKIDYVLVETFNQYTFEPIKVILAKPLVGKQFGKPYFLAETEEDFTIYAAGNKTIPYRILAEYKGADLVGARYEQLLPWALPFEDADQAFQVIPGDFVTTEDGTGIVHTAPTFGADDAKVAKDAGVPAMLVLDTNGNAVPLVDLQGRFVESLGEGFGGKYVKNEYYDEGQAPEKSVDVEIAILLKERNQAFKVEKYKHSYPHCWRTDKPILYYPLDSWFIKVTAVKDRMVELNKEINWKPKATGEGRFGNWLENANDWNLSRSRYWGIPLPIWRTDEGDEVTVVGSVEELIAEIEKAIAAGFMTSNPFDGFKVGDMSEENYDLIDLHKNVVDEITLVSASGKPMKRESDLIDVWFDSGAMPYAQVHYPFENKELIDNGTMYPADFIAEGVDQTRGWFYTLHAIGTLVFDSKAYKNVVSNGLVLDKNGQKMSKRLGNAVDPFETLATYGPDATRWYMIANAQPWENLKFDLAGVDEVRRKLFGTLYNTYSFFALYANVDGFTYAEEEIPVEERAELDQWILSELNTLTKKVDTYLAEYEPTKAARAIQEFVIDNLSNWHIRLSRRRFWKGEYSKDKISAYQTLYTVLETVAILGSPIAPFFMDRLYKDLNNATGKNTAESVHLALFPKVDESLIKADLEEQTHLAQTATSMILSLRKLSDNKVRQPLQKVIIPVLNDSMKQKLESVTELLKQEVNVKEIQLLTNEEASNLLVKSIKPNFKTLGPKFGKEMKAISAATAQLSNDEIVKLEAEGKIDLVIDNKTYTLEVEDFEISTKDIPGWTVASNATLTVALDLQLTDELINEGIARELVNRVQNLRKETGLEVTDKIKLLLKNDEPIVKAVEGNQEYITSETLTVALELVDAIDNGVEVEINGIETVIAIQKM; this is encoded by the coding sequence ATGGCAAATAAATTCAAAGAATATAAACACTTAGACTTAGTACAAGTCGCACAGGATACTTTACAAGATTGGAAAGAAAATAATGTTTTTGAGAAAAGTATTACGTCTCGTGAAGGGAATGATTCGTACGTTTTCTATGAAGGACCACCTTCAGCAAACGGAAAGCCAGGAATTCACCACGTATTAGCACGTTCGATCAAAGATATATTTTGTCGTTACCAAACCTTAAAAGGAAAACAAGTTTTCCGTAAAGCAGGTTGGGATACACACGGTTTACCAGTTGAATTAGGTACTGAGAAAGAATTAGGAATTACAAAAGAAGATATCGGAAGTAAAATTTCGGTAACAGAATATAACGAAGCTTGTAAAAACACGGTTATGCGTTACACAGATTTGTGGAACGACTTAACGGAGAAAATGGGATATTGGGTGGATATGAATGATCCATATATCACATACAAGCCCAAATACATGGAATCGGTATGGTGGTTGTTAAAACAAATCTATAACAAAGATTTATTATACAAAGGATATACTATCCAACCGTATTCTCCAAAAGCAGGGACAGGTTTATCTTCTCACGAGTTGAATCAACCTGGGACTTATCAAGATGTTACAGACACAACAATTGTCGCACAATTCAAAGCAAAGAAAGAATCTTCAGCTTTATTAAAAGATGTAGAAGGTGATGTTTATTTCTTAGCTTGGACAACGACACCTTGGACTTTACCATCAAATACAGCATTAACAGTTGGACCAAAAATCGACTATGTTTTAGTAGAAACGTTCAATCAATATACTTTCGAGCCAATTAAAGTAATTTTAGCAAAACCATTGGTAGGAAAACAATTTGGTAAACCTTATTTCTTAGCAGAAACGGAAGAAGATTTCACGATTTATGCGGCAGGAAACAAAACAATTCCTTACCGAATTTTAGCAGAATACAAAGGAGCTGATTTAGTGGGGGCACGCTACGAACAATTATTACCATGGGCTTTACCATTTGAAGATGCAGATCAAGCATTCCAAGTGATTCCGGGTGATTTCGTAACGACAGAAGATGGTACGGGTATCGTTCATACGGCTCCAACTTTTGGTGCAGATGATGCGAAAGTTGCAAAAGATGCTGGTGTTCCTGCTATGTTGGTTTTAGATACGAACGGAAATGCAGTTCCATTAGTGGATTTACAAGGTCGTTTCGTTGAATCTTTAGGTGAAGGTTTCGGAGGGAAATATGTGAAAAACGAATACTACGACGAAGGACAAGCACCTGAGAAATCGGTAGACGTAGAAATCGCGATTTTATTAAAAGAGCGTAATCAAGCGTTCAAAGTAGAGAAATACAAACACAGTTACCCACACTGTTGGAGAACTGATAAACCAATTTTATATTACCCATTAGATTCTTGGTTCATTAAAGTTACTGCGGTAAAAGACCGTATGGTTGAATTGAACAAAGAAATTAACTGGAAACCAAAAGCTACTGGAGAAGGACGTTTCGGAAACTGGTTAGAAAATGCGAACGATTGGAACTTATCACGTTCTCGTTATTGGGGAATTCCATTACCAATTTGGAGAACAGACGAAGGGGACGAAGTAACGGTTGTTGGTTCTGTTGAAGAATTAATCGCTGAAATTGAAAAAGCAATTGCTGCAGGTTTCATGACTTCGAATCCATTTGATGGTTTCAAAGTGGGGGATATGTCTGAAGAAAACTACGATTTAATTGACTTACACAAAAATGTAGTGGATGAAATCACATTAGTTTCTGCTTCAGGTAAGCCAATGAAACGTGAGTCGGACTTAATCGACGTATGGTTCGATTCAGGAGCAATGCCTTATGCACAAGTTCACTATCCATTCGAGAACAAAGAATTAATCGATAATGGTACAATGTACCCAGCTGATTTCATCGCAGAAGGTGTTGACCAAACTCGTGGTTGGTTCTATACATTACACGCTATCGGAACTTTAGTTTTTGATTCAAAAGCTTATAAAAACGTTGTTTCTAATGGTTTAGTATTAGATAAAAACGGACAAAAAATGTCTAAACGTTTAGGTAACGCAGTTGATCCATTCGAAACTTTAGCAACTTATGGTCCTGATGCGACACGTTGGTATATGATTGCAAATGCTCAACCATGGGAAAACTTAAAATTCGATTTAGCAGGAGTAGATGAGGTACGTCGTAAATTATTCGGTACTTTATACAACACGTATTCATTCTTTGCTCTATATGCCAACGTGGATGGATTTACGTATGCGGAAGAAGAAATCCCAGTAGAAGAACGCGCGGAATTAGACCAATGGATTTTATCGGAATTAAATACATTAACGAAGAAAGTTGATACCTATTTAGCCGAATACGAACCAACAAAAGCGGCTCGTGCAATTCAAGAATTCGTAATCGATAACTTATCGAACTGGCACATCCGTTTATCAAGAAGACGTTTCTGGAAAGGAGAGTACTCAAAAGATAAAATCTCTGCTTATCAAACATTATATACTGTATTAGAAACTGTAGCAATTTTAGGATCTCCAATCGCACCATTCTTCATGGATCGTTTATACAAAGACTTAAACAATGCAACAGGTAAAAATACTGCAGAATCTGTTCATTTAGCCTTATTCCCTAAAGTGGATGAATCGTTAATTAAAGCCGATTTAGAGGAACAAACACACTTAGCGCAAACGGCTACAAGTATGATTTTATCCTTACGTAAGTTAAGTGATAATAAAGTACGTCAACCTTTACAAAAAGTTATTATACCTGTATTAAATGATTCGATGAAACAAAAGTTAGAATCTGTTACAGAGTTATTAAAACAGGAGGTTAATGTAAAAGAAATTCAGCTTTTAACAAACGAAGAAGCTTCGAATTTATTGGTAAAATCAATTAAGCCTAACTTCAAAACTTTAGGACCAAAATTTGGTAAAGAAATGAAGGCAATCTCTGCTGCTACAGCACAATTATCGAATGATGAAATTGTTAAATTAGAAGCTGAAGGGAAAATTGATTTGGTAATCGACAATAAAACTTATACTTTAGAAGTAGAAGATTTCGAAATTTCAACAAAAGATATTCCTGGTTGGACTGTAGCTTCTAATGCTACTTTGACTGTGGCTTTAGATTTACAGTTAACGGATGAATTAATCAATGAAGGGATTGCGCGTGAATTAGTCAATCGTGTACAAAATTTACGTAAAGAGACTGGATTAGAAGTAACTGACAAAATCAAACTATTACTAAAAAATGATGAACCAATCGTAAAAGCTGTGGAAGGAAACCAAGAGTATATCACTTCAGAAACATTAACTGTAGCATTAGAATTAGTAGATGCTATTGATAATGGAGTAGAAGTAGAAATCAATGGAATCGAAACAGTGATTGCGATACAAAAAATGTAA
- a CDS encoding DUF4836 family protein: protein MKIIVYITCLLLCTLQFISCSKGKNYVEIIPSDADFVIQLNPKTIAEKGNFKELEKYQMAQFLTREVKNQDPALAKLFDQIRQSPTSFGLDIISPLYIFGTQFQNKVIVTLSVNMDNKSDFEEQLKIIYQGVYKKEISFKSEHGYTTIDGIKKPFMMWDKHKFLFVAGEYGTNDKTLNEYFTKLNAAQIPLQENNSFKDFLKNSQDINLWCTGNFVKYFNREIQTAQTNLDLSKSSWVTYLSFNNGNISFTHKFHPDVDSKVKLEKRPMWKNRINTEFYKYFPAESFMNVSFGLYPNNLRTLTYHNDFINDLIETYQIDLDLLKQSFDGDLLYSVFDFEAAQSYSINDYFNQKETFHQTVIIPQFIIAGKMKNHLFYDHLIDKLGKNLIQSGNHYQLKISGNHGVYMTLKNDILFITNNLIQLNNFSLNRVAKNNFVTSPYSNNANNPMFGYMNLNLEDYTPEVQHYFLKKIPISHYPSVQLALQNLKEVNFKTTDEYTKIGSIILKKQSPNALEFVLHFLDDFYQEFTNTNSYSRESN, encoded by the coding sequence ATGAAAATAATAGTATATATCACTTGTTTATTGCTATGCACTTTACAATTTATTAGTTGCAGTAAAGGGAAAAATTATGTTGAGATTATTCCTTCTGATGCTGATTTTGTGATTCAATTAAACCCAAAAACCATTGCTGAAAAAGGGAATTTTAAGGAATTGGAAAAATATCAAATGGCTCAATTTCTGACAAGGGAAGTGAAAAACCAAGACCCTGCATTAGCAAAGTTGTTTGATCAAATCAGACAATCTCCAACCTCATTTGGATTAGACATCATATCTCCCCTCTATATTTTTGGAACCCAGTTTCAAAACAAAGTCATTGTAACCTTATCGGTAAACATGGATAATAAAAGTGATTTTGAAGAACAATTGAAAATCATTTATCAAGGCGTCTACAAAAAAGAGATCTCCTTTAAATCTGAACATGGATATACCACTATTGATGGAATAAAGAAACCATTTATGATGTGGGATAAACATAAATTCTTATTTGTTGCTGGGGAATACGGCACTAATGATAAAACCTTAAATGAATATTTCACGAAGCTGAATGCAGCCCAAATCCCTTTGCAAGAAAACAACAGCTTTAAAGATTTTCTGAAGAATTCACAAGACATTAATCTTTGGTGTACAGGTAATTTTGTGAAGTATTTTAACCGAGAAATTCAAACGGCGCAAACCAACTTGGATTTAAGTAAAAGTTCATGGGTGACCTATCTTTCTTTCAATAATGGGAATATTAGTTTTACCCATAAATTTCATCCTGATGTGGATTCGAAAGTGAAATTAGAAAAACGTCCCATGTGGAAAAACCGAATCAATACGGAATTCTATAAATATTTCCCTGCTGAAAGCTTTATGAACGTTTCATTTGGTTTATATCCCAACAATTTAAGAACCCTAACGTATCACAATGACTTTATAAATGATTTAATTGAAACATATCAAATTGATTTGGACCTTTTAAAACAATCATTCGATGGAGACTTATTATACAGTGTTTTTGATTTTGAAGCTGCTCAATCTTATTCCATCAATGATTATTTTAATCAAAAAGAAACTTTTCATCAGACTGTGATTATTCCTCAATTTATCATAGCAGGTAAAATGAAAAATCACTTATTCTATGATCATTTGATTGACAAATTAGGAAAGAATTTGATTCAGAGTGGAAATCATTATCAACTAAAAATAAGTGGGAACCATGGCGTGTATATGACCTTAAAAAATGATATTTTATTTATTACAAACAATTTGATTCAACTCAATAATTTTTCCTTGAATCGCGTCGCTAAAAATAACTTTGTCACTTCACCTTACTCGAATAATGCCAACAATCCGATGTTTGGTTATATGAACCTCAACTTAGAAGATTATACGCCTGAAGTTCAACACTATTTTCTAAAAAAAATACCGATCAGTCATTATCCATCGGTACAATTGGCTTTACAAAATTTAAAGGAAGTTAATTTTAAAACGACTGATGAGTACACTAAAATCGGATCGATTATTTTAAAGAAACAGAGTCCAAATGCTTTGGAGTTTGTCCTTCATTTCTTAGACGATTTTTATCAAGAATTTACCAATACTAATTCATACAGTCGTGAATCAAATTAA